A window of Calypte anna isolate BGI_N300 chromosome 5A, bCalAnn1_v1.p, whole genome shotgun sequence genomic DNA:
TTTACCaatgttatttcatttttcaaggcTTTTAATATTGTCTCGTAGTGCAACCCATAGAATAGCAGTATTAGCAATTGAGTTTGTTAAGGAAATAGTTATTTCTTAGAAATTGTGGTTGCAATTTTGTTTAACTGGCTtattaattaactttttaattccTCTCATTATGTTTAACtgaatgaaaagaaactgagaCTCTTAAATCCTTCCTTGTTATGAGTGCAATTGTGGCTCACATTAAAGCAATCAACCACCTTTTCTGGAggcaaaacttttctttcttccatttcataGCTCTAGTTTTCACCAAGCTAGCCCTTTTTTATACCCAGCTTATTTGGCTAAAAACACACTGAGCACTGTTCTGTCTGACACCTGTGTAGGTGGGAGACATTGCTGCCTTTTGATTACCTTTCTGTCACTGCTTAGTgtcagctgcctgcctgcatcAGAAATACCAGCTGGGTTAATAGAAGGAACAAGATAGATTGTGATCACCTCATGCAAAGCTCGGAGGCCATATATAGAAAGGGCTTGAAAAAACAGGTGGGTTCTCAGACAGCAATGGTCAGCAGGGAAGTGATGACTTTTTTACCGTGTTACTTCTGTCTGTACCCAGTGAGATTATGGActtcccttctctggagacattcaaaacctgctgAATGTGTTGCTGTATGGCCTACACTATGTGATCCTACCCTGGAAGcgggttggacttgatctctcaaggtctcttccaacccctaacattctgtcATGTAGATGAAATCTTAAGTGTAAgctaaattacagaaaatagcTTGTCTTAGTGGGCAGACTGAAGTATGGAGTCTCTTTGTAGCATGTTGCTGTAAACCTAGCAGATTTCTCTGAAACATGTTTAGTTTGTTGTCTTGCTCTTACACCCttgttttttgtatgtttttctctggtttttaaCTAGAGTATATGATCCTTTCATCAGGTGAAAGTGCTCATATTCCCTGAAGTTCACCTctcatttctgtatttgaaaaaaaatgggacAGTGAGGTCTTAGTGGATGGCTTTTTATCAgcctttaaataatttttttttttcctttactctcTCCAGTTCCCAGTTTGGTTTGTCCTTGTCTTTCCCCTCCAAGTGCAGATAttagaactggatgcagtacctTAGTATCAGTTTTATCAATAAAGGATGCTTATAAAAGCAGGGAAGACTTTGTGTGTTTCTTCTGCATGATGCTGCAATTTACCATTGAATTAGCTGTGATTCCTAGATAATTTTCCCCACTGTTATTCATTGACTGCCTTTTAGTGTATGTTTAGTTGACGTTACTTGTTTCTTGACTTAAAATGCAGGTGCAGTCACTTGCttatattaaaatgaaagttaTGAAGAATGGTTATCATCTTATGggcctgtttttttcttttttcctgtttttgttgATAATAAAGGTAAGTGGACTTTGTATGTTTACTGGTCTGCTGTTTtccataaattaaaatttggaAGCTATTTTTTGGGGCATTTTTTCCCACCTATTTTCCAATAGAAAGCTGTGAAGATACTGTTTTAAGGAACTGATGTATGTGAATTACCATTGCTGCAATCTTATACatttgaacaaataaaaaaaattctgaaactgGCACTGTGGATGTTAATTCTCAATGTAATAGTAATTCTGCTTATGTCTTTTATATATCCTCAGTACCTGTTACTCtctttcctgtggaaaaaaggtatttcaaGTTTTAACTCTTTAGGGAACTTTATCACTGAGAGAAAACCTTTCTTTCCAACCATCCTGCTCTCATGCAGGGATCCATATCTGGattgtttagaaaataaattttcattgcaTGAAAATAAACTGATAATCTTTATTCTGCATCAGTAAGGCAGAGTGGGTCAAGATGAGCTCTTTTATTTGTCCACACACTGAAAGCCGCAGAAAAGGAGGGTGAAGAGTTTAGGCCATctttcagagcagaaataatGAGTTTGCATGTTTTGTGCATTTAGTTTGAGGGTCTGGTTCCTTTTGGTATtgaactgcattttttattattctaattCAGTAGGAACTGAATTGCTCCCTGTCCTTTAGTGCTTTCTCagtgaggtgtgtgtgtgccaggGTTCTGATTGTTTAGCCTTCTGTGTATGTTATGTTCCACTTCTGTGCCAGAAAAGTTATCTAGATCAAGAGGTTTACAAAGTTTTTTTTAGTagtattttttatcttttatgaAAATACTGTGCTATTTGTTTCATTGAACTAGTAAATACTTTCTTGGGTGGGGTGTACAACTGTGGAACATACTTTCCACATTGTGTTACCAGCGCAAGGAAATCTGAGTTTCATCTTCACTATATTTGAAGGCAATACTAGAGGATGCAGTTTTCCTCTGTCTTAGAAAAATAGTGCATTTTGTGATCTGGTCTGTCTTAAGTCTTCCTCATTTTTATAATGTGGCAGACAGATTAAAAGGAAATCTGGATGTGAAGAGGTTACAtaagacactgaaaaatttgTTAGAATACGATGATGGGAGCCCAATTGGAAATGCAGGAAATAGAGTTGTGGCGTATGTTTTCATTGATTTTCTGCTCTGATTGTCTGCTGGGTCCATAACTGCTACATATCTGATCCGTCTTGTGAGACACTATTATGAACCCACAGTGATAGGTGATGGCAACCAAAAACCATGAAATTTGGTTttacttatatttaaaaagaccACCTCTTGCTTTGGAAATTATCTATTGACTCTCTTGCTGTTCTAGAAAAGTACTGTCTGATTTGATCCAAATTTTTACATTCCGTCTTTCAGGaaaattttttataatttaaatgaagaaataacaCTTTGATATATAATACATTAACTTCTAAAAGTGTAGAGAGCTAGTTATTCAATGCTGTTAAATAACCAATGTTTTAATTTAGTTGTCTATCTCCGCAGTATTTCAGCAtgtgcagagcacagtttgaaaaaatacagaaagggTACATATGCTGTGTTCTAATTTCTGACATTGTTCTCATTTTAGAACTTATTCTTGAAGTAAAGAAATAGGTTTAGCTTCAAATAGTATTTACCAGTTTATTTAGTACAACTGATACTATAGTAAGCCATTGATTATAAAGTTCCTATACAGTCTAAAAGCTATGTGACAAATACAGAAGTTTTTGCCCAACACTTCATAGATTGATGctgtttcaaaatacagaatgcAGTCATTTCTTGTTTAAATACGCCTAGCTGTATGTCTAGAAGTGCACACATCtagctaaaaatgaaaatgtcaggGTTTTTTGAGAAACATCTACATTTTTTGTTAAAAGGTATCTTCAAACACAACATCTTTAAGATAATGTTAAAATAAGAGTTCATATATAAAGTTGTATACTGCATACTAGCTATAATcaagcattttaatttctgaacttGGGGAAAAGGGAGCATGTCAGGTTTCTTAGTCCTGTGTGTGTGGAAAGGCAGTCAAGAAAAAGGAATGCAGAGCGATTacgtatttttttaaaataaatttaccaATTTAACTTGATGGGTAATAATAGGGTAGATTCCAGATTCTGTGGGAGAAGGTGGGAAACatgctttgtgtgtttttgtCGACATAACTTGAAACTGTGGGGATTTCATCTTTGTCCAGTTTGTTAGAACTGTCTCCACGCAGGGTGCAATGTTCAGAGCAATTTGTATTCCATGCATCTACCAGTTGGTCTTGGTGGTTTTCTCTCTCAAGAGTGGtaagaaaatcttttaaaacttgtttGAATATATAGACTATTTCCCATGGTAATACATCATTTTCTGCCAAAACTTCACGAAAtctagaaacaaacaaaaaccaaaatctaaTCATCAGCATTGAAAACAGTTTCCTCTCTGGTCTTttgaggggaagggaaggaggaggaaatgaCTGTATTTATTCCTTGCTGCCACATTTCCCCATACACCTCCCCCAAAAGATTGTAAGAGGAAAAGAGCTCAAACAATGCTGGATGTGGGCCAGCTATTatgaggaaattttttttttttggccctTGTGGGTAGCTTGATTTAAACTGACTTTGCTTGTAGGTATATTCAGGGCTTTAAAAGGCACATGGGTTTGTTATGTCCTTTCTACATATACATGTCCTTTCTACATTTCTacataaaaaatgaatttatataCAGGTGGTAGGAGATTGTTCTCTTTGTAAAAtgtgggattttgtttgtttttaaggaaagggatttttttcctcccccagtgATTTTAGTTTTATAAGCTTTCAGGTATTTGGGACAGTGAGGCTGTGTTTGTGAGTCACAGGGCATTTCATTAGTgcttttgtttgagtttttggTTGTTGGGTTACTATTTAATACATACTGGGCATAAGTGACAAGAGAGAAGCTCAGAGTAATGAGAGGTCACATGTTGAACCATGTGAGACTTCCTTTGTTTTGAATTAGGTCAGGAAAATCCTGACTTAAAACTTCCTTCAGGTACAACATATTAAAGATGTAATTGCTGAAACACCTGTAAAAATGTGTTCAAGTCGCTTGTCATTGTTACTTTAGAAGAAAGATCAGAGATTCGGTAGAAGAAACCCCTTAATTATCATGCAGTACTCAGAGAAACATGAAAGGGTTACCTGCTGAGAACAGTTCCTGTTTGGCAAGGCTGGATTTGTGAACACAGAACTTCAAGCTGCCTTTGCTCAGTAGCTGGAATTGTTGCTTGAGGATTTTGGTAGTTCTTCAACCAGTTGTAATCCATGCCAATCTTCTGgactttttgttcattttcaatCTCTTGGACTAATCTTTCACGCTCTTTCAGGTGCCATTTCAGTTCCCTCAGTAGGGTTTTTGTAACTACTTCTGATCCAGGATGTCTTGAGGGTTTATAGGAATCATTTTTTGACCATTTCATCCAACCGAAGAGTGGCATTTTTAAGCTgtgaaggaagagggaaaaaataactttgtttATTTATGTCTGGCCCATAGTATTTATCCTTGTAGGCTTCTTTTTTAGCAGATGAATATTTAAAGGAAACTTGATTAATgatctaaaatattttgcagtacAATATAAGTAGTGGTAACAATGATTTCTAAGCCACAAATCTGAAAAGCCTTGcattttgtaacattttctgGGTTCACACAACTGCAAAGTTTACAGGATTTAAAAGCGCATGTCTGTCACTCtggaaatacttcatttttcattctcatAGAATgtgtactttaaaaaacagagcagaacaaCCTGAAGCCAACCAAACAAGAACCCCtccccaaaacaacagaaaaaaacaaaacaacaaacccccaaaattgGAAGTAACCCGTTCatgtttaaaagtaattaaataaagTTAAGTGCTAGAACTCTTTGAGTTTTTAGAGCTTCTgcataaatttttattttaaatatattccaTTTTACATAACCTGGAAACAGTAACCTGGTGGAATAGGCTTTTAAATTGCAGTTCATTACAAATCATGCAGACACAAGCATGCTAATAGGAATAAAATAACCTAAATTACCTTTGCAGTTGTCTCTGAACAGTGTTGTTTCAGGTGAGTTTGCTTGAAGGTCTTTTATTCTAGCATATCCTGTTTTCAGGCTGTtactgctgctggaaaaaaaaaagctgggtttttttgttgttttgttcttggggtttttttttggtttttttttcatttactccAACCGTGCTTAGAAAAAATGGGTTTCTGTACTGCATATGACATCTtaagcttttctgcttttaaggTTCTTTTTCATCCTCTGTGCCAGAGAGATGTAGTAATCCATTTAGCCTAACATGGTCTCTCAAATACTCACTACAAAGTCCATTAAGATCTCCTACCTTTGAATTGAGTTCTGCCGATGggagcagtttaaaaaaagatggTAACAATTTCAAATTCTTGTTGCTAAATCCATCCAATGGTATTGTTGGCTGTGAGATGAATAATGATTGTCTGAAACAACTACAGATGTGCTTCTAGCTAAAGTTAAGGTTGTCGTATGATGTGATGCTTGGCTGTGCATAGCTGTAGGTCATGGTTTAGAGCTGTATTTTTTTGCCTGGAGAGTGCTAAAAATAACCACATTGCTTTTATCCTTAAACTAAACTTTCAGGCCACTGAGATGCTGGAAGACTTCTATCCCATTAGAGGGGGATCAGGCTGTTCTACTGTCATTTTTAAACAGCTGAGAAGAGTCTTTCTCTAGTGAAGATAATCTAAAGCCTTTGTTAAGTGAATGTTGACAGAAGAGagctttttttcagttgcttggGATTTTGTTGGTATATTAAATGCTTCTTTCAGATTAATTTCATCAGTCTCATGGTGCTACACTTTTTCATTACTGTGCATAGCTGTTggcatttttaattaacattttaaatgtgtttaaagAAGCCAGTCTGTAACACCTATGGTGTGCCTTAAAAGACACATTAATCTAATTAAAGGAATAGAATGATAAAGAGATGCAAATTAAGGCAAAATTGATATATAAAGTCCAGAATTGTAATTCTTACCATAGACTCTGCTTCTCTCTCAGCTGGCTGTCAGTTGCCTGCTCCCTCTTTCCTTGACGAGCATATCcatttttaagattaattttcagAGATGGCATTGTGCACACTAAAGGTCGCTGAAGCAGCCATTTTCCGTTCCAGTTATCGAGTCTCTTCCTATTAATCTAAACAGTAGGCATGATACACAAAAtgccttctcttctgctctttcttgtTCTAACGAGTGTCTTTGCTCCTGTAAGGATTTTTCAATTCTGCTTTTTTGCCTCCACTGGTGTGTTGGAACTGTTGGGAGACCAGGAGTTCTGTGAATGTGTTCTAGATGTCATGTAACATAAAGGGTGACGTGTATGGCTGTTATTAAAGCTGATACTACTTATACATTGGAAAAATTCAATTGTCAGTATTAATTCTCTTCAACTGGAAGGTTTTCACATTGCATTGTAT
This region includes:
- the RD3L gene encoding protein RD3-like, translating into MPLFGWMKWSKNDSYKPSRHPGSEVVTKTLLRELKWHLKERERLVQEIENEQKVQKIGMDYNWLKNYQNPQATIPATEQRQLEVLCSQIQPCQTGTVLSRFREVLAENDVLPWEIVYIFKQVLKDFLTTLERENHQDQLVDAWNTNCSEHCTLRGDSSNKLDKDEIPTVSSYVDKNTQSMFPTFSHRIWNLPYYYPSS